GGATGGCAGCACAGCGTATGCAATGCCGTAGGTACTTGCGTGCTGGCGGGAGGCCTTTGTGCATGCTCCGCGTCTGTTGCTGTGCCTGAGATGGTAGACATGTGCTTTGGCGCAGAGGTGAGGGGAGGGACAGGAGGGACGATGCTCGTTTCGTGGCCATGTTGGCGGTGATGGGATGTATGCCGCATCCGATGGTCGTGAGGGACAAGGAGCACTCCGCACGGCACTGGCGTCGATGTGCACGCGGAGGTGATGGCTTTGCCGCATGGGAGGCAACAGTTCAGGCCCACACGGACTCCGCCTCTGGTTGTAGACACATGCCAATGCCGACACATCCTCATTCACAGCACTGCTCTTCTCGATCTAGCCGATAGAAGTGAGCACAGAGGCTTCCAATTATGGCACGATAACAGCGACTCCGAGTACCGACCGTCCTGcaacaccaccaccaccGACGACGACAACCATGGCAGTCCCACCCAAATCCCCCAAATCACCGGCTCTCGATGTTCCACCCGAACCTCCCTTCACACGCATCAAGCTCTCACCCCAACCACCTGACTCGAGTGCGCGATCCTCACCTTCAAATGGACCAGTAGTGGCAGACTTGGCAGAGCACCTCGACCGGGAAGAGCGCAACAGTTACATCAAAGGCAAGCTGCTTGGTTCCGGTCAATATGCCGACGTCTTCAGCGCCCACCGCGTGCATGATCCGAGCAAGCTGGTCGCCATCAAAAAGATCAAAATTGGTGCAGAAGCGAAAGAGATGGGCATCTCCTACGACAGTCTGCGCGAGATCAAGTTCCTGCAAGAGTTAGACCATCCCAACATCATCAAGCTGTTCGCCGTCTTCAGCACGAAGAACCAGAACTTGAACTTGGTATTGGAGCAACTACCCCAAGGCGATCTATTGAAATTGATTCAAGACTTCGGAAACATCTCATACACAGCCGCGGACATCAAGAGCTGGATGTTGATGTTGATGCGCGCAGTCCATTTCTGCCACGCGAACTTCATTCTCCACCGCGACATCAAGCCCAACAACTTGCTGATAGCTGCTAACGGTGAGATCAAACTCGCCGATTTTGGTCTGGCACGGAGTTTTGCCGACCCATACCA
This genomic window from Fulvia fulva chromosome 4, complete sequence contains:
- a CDS encoding Serine/threonine-protein kinase crk1, yielding MAVPPKSPKSPALDVPPEPPFTRIKLSPQPPDSSARSSPSNGPVVADLAEHLDREERNSYIKGKLLGSGQYADVFSAHRVHDPSKLVAIKKIKIGAEAKEMGISYDSLREIKFLQELDHPNIIKLFAVFSTKNQNLNLVLEQLPQGDLLKLIQDFGNISYTAADIKSWMLMLMRAVHFCHANFILHRDIKPNNLLIAANGEIKLADFGLARSFADPYQPMTYNTITIWYRPPELFFQAPYYGGAVDIWSCGAVFAELITREVMFKAWPESEINMVKMICEKVGTPTEENWPGVSRLKGYVTPSDIIPLKSKDHWLGQFRAIGEVGVDLLMKMLTLDPRVRLDAEQVLRHEFWTAAPKPSKLADLPKKGGGLEQMGEDLERRGGEQPSKDESRGDKVARRIDFGAMK